The genomic window GCTAAAAATTCTTTCAAAGTAGTACTCATAAATTGTTATCCTTTGTTATTTGTTGATGCCCTATGTCTATTTTTCGTATTTTTCATAAGCAGCGACAATGCGCTGAACTAGAGGATGGCGCACGACATCTTTTTGGGAAAATTCGCAAAAGGCAATGCCTTCAACCTGTTTTAAAACTTGTAAAGCCACTCCTAAACCCGATTGTTGATGAAGTGGTAAATCAGTTTGTGTCATGTCGCCTGTAATCACCATCCGAGAACGGAAGCCCAAACGAGTCAAAACCATTTTCATCTGAGCAGGTGTAGTATTTTGAGCTTCATCCACAATTACAAAGGCGTTATTCAGGGTGCGTCCCCGCATATAGGCGAGTGGTGCGACTTCAATCACACCGCGTTCCATTAAACTGGGTACTTTTTCTGGGTCGATGAATTCATAAATAGCATCGTAAAGTGGGCGAAGATAGGGATTAACTTTCTGCTGCAAGTCTCCAGGCAAAAAGCCAAGTTTTTCACCGGCTTCGACGGCAGGACGAGTTAAAATTAGCTTTTCAACCTGATTAGCAAGGAGTGCTTGCACAGCGACAACAACGGCGAGATAAGTCTTGCCGGTACCAGCAGGTCCAATCCCAAAGGTGAGGTCACGCCTACGGAGTGCGTCGATATATTGACGCTGGCGAAAGGTTTTAGCACGGACTTCTTCACCCCGACGAGTTTTAGCGAGGACATCTCGCTGTAAATCTTGCAGTTCCCCTTGACGATCGCTATCTATGGCTTGACGGGCTGTTGAAATATCGGCACTGGAAATGATATTGCCTTTAATCCAGAGGTCTTCAAGCGATCGCACTAATCGAGAAGCCAGATCAATTTGCCCTTGGGTACCACAAATCAGTAATTCCTGTCCACGTAGCACTAAACTGGCTCCTGTTTGCCGAGATAGGGTTTTGAGATTTTCTTCTCCTTCTCCTGCAAGAGCGATCGCACTGGGAATATTCGGCAGCTGAATTGTTAAGGCACCTGCCATAGTATTTCTTAATTGGTGAGGATCTGTGTTTGACAAAGGTTAATGTTTTCTTGCTAACGGCAAAATTACGCTTTTATTATTTACATTTTGGAAAAATCTTTGCAACAAATGAATCGGCTGTAGGGGCGTACACTTGTACGCCCCTACTATCAGCAGTATGGTACTGGTGAAGAGTTCAAAAAAAGATCCAAAAATCTTTTTGCTAATTTCCATCTTTACAAAAATTCTGAGCGGAGGTGATCACAACCGCTCAGACTTGCTCTGTAGTTTTAACCTAGCGGAGACGGGGTTTAACAATGGGTTTAGGCCCATCATTTGCCCGTGGTTCTCTCCTAGTCGGCGGTGGCGATCGCTCTTCTGTGTCTTCATCAAAAGACATACCCTCGCGGCCCGGCGTGGTGCTGCCGTAGATATCCAGGTATACTGATTGCCCAGCCGCGGCAGCTGCTGCGGCAATTACTGTACGAATCGCCTGAATATTGCGTCCCCCTCGACCAAACACTTTTCCTTTATCTGTGCTATCAAAGGCGATGCGAACCCAAACCCGATTGAGGGTTTGAGAAATTTCACAATCGACGCTTAAAGTCTCTAGAGATTCTAAAAACGGCTCCACCAAAAACTGAACCAGCCCAAGATAGTTGGGACTAGCTGTTGGGGATATTGTTCCGGAATTATGATGCGGCTGTGGCACTGACCTGTTCAAAAACATTGGCTTTTACTAAAATGCGACGGACGGTGTCAGTGGGTTGAGCGCCTTGTTGTAGTCGCTTGACGATGCCGGGAACGTCTAGTCGCACTTCATCGGTTCTGGGGTTGTAGAATCCCAACTCTTCTAGGGGACGGCCATCGCGGCGAGCGAGGTTGTTAATGGCGACAATGCGGTAACTTGCTTCCCGCTTTTTACCGAATCGTTTCAAGCGCAGTTTGATCATGGTTGAAGAATCATTCTCCTGTTGGTTGTTAGATATTAGTTAGTAACTAGTTGCTGAGGAAGTAGCTTAAATCTGGCTGCTGCCGAGAAATTGAGGGTTAGTTTCCTCTGCTGATAAATTATGAGGTCGAAATGCTAATTTTAGCACTGCCTAGCATTTGCTGCTATTAGTCATTAACTAAACGTGAGTTCGATGGTTTATGTAGTGTCCGCCTAGTTAGTCGAATCAAAAGACCTCCAAGAGGTTTTACGTAGTAAAACCTGTCCCTCTGGGAGCGGGAGAGGTTTGTCAAACTCACCTTAACTAATGACTAAAGATTGCCAAAACCTTTTTTCTTTTTATCTTTGGTTTTTTTCTTTTTCGTGCCTGTGGCGTCACCACCATAACCCCGCCATCCTGGGGCAGGAGGACGATTACCTGCACCTGCAAAGGCGTTGCCCATACCGCCACCGCCGAACATTCCCGGCATTCCAGGGAAGCCACCTTGA from Nostoc sp. UHCC 0926 includes these protein-coding regions:
- the rpsP gene encoding 30S ribosomal protein S16: MIKLRLKRFGKKREASYRIVAINNLARRDGRPLEELGFYNPRTDEVRLDVPGIVKRLQQGAQPTDTVRRILVKANVFEQVSATAAS
- a CDS encoding PhoH family protein, with the translated sequence MAGALTIQLPNIPSAIALAGEGEENLKTLSRQTGASLVLRGQELLICGTQGQIDLASRLVRSLEDLWIKGNIISSADISTARQAIDSDRQGELQDLQRDVLAKTRRGEEVRAKTFRQRQYIDALRRRDLTFGIGPAGTGKTYLAVVVAVQALLANQVEKLILTRPAVEAGEKLGFLPGDLQQKVNPYLRPLYDAIYEFIDPEKVPSLMERGVIEVAPLAYMRGRTLNNAFVIVDEAQNTTPAQMKMVLTRLGFRSRMVITGDMTQTDLPLHQQSGLGVALQVLKQVEGIAFCEFSQKDVVRHPLVQRIVAAYEKYEK
- a CDS encoding KH domain-containing protein, translated to MFLNRSVPQPHHNSGTISPTASPNYLGLVQFLVEPFLESLETLSVDCEISQTLNRVWVRIAFDSTDKGKVFGRGGRNIQAIRTVIAAAAAAAGQSVYLDIYGSTTPGREGMSFDEDTEERSPPPTRREPRANDGPKPIVKPRLR